Below is a window of Enterococcus gilvus ATCC BAA-350 DNA.
GGGGTATCGAAAAATGATTATTACGGTGACACATTGACAACCTTGATCACTCTGCAAATGGATCAAAAATAAAGACGGGAAGAGGCAGGCCTCTTCTCGTCTTTTTCTTATCGAAAAATATCAAATCCGTTTAGCAGATTCTTCAAATTCTGTGCATCCCATGGCAACAGCTCTGCGATAGTCAACCCGACGATCTCGCTTTGCTCTGCAATGGCCTGCATCGTTTCCTTCACTTCCAGCAGGGACATCTTCCCAGCCTCCGCCGAATGCTTCGCAGTACCAGGTTCTGAAAAGTAAAGCGAGCGGAATTCATTTGGATCTAGAACATCCAAATCAAAATGAACCGCAACTTTCGTAAATCCGTGGTGCTTCAGCCATTGGATGATCGTTTCTGGTGCGAGCCGTGACTGTGCTTGGACTTGATACTGAAGGCCTAACCGCTGCATGATCGCTTCCTCATCTACTGTCGGCTGCTGCAATCCCACATACAAAATATCTTTTGCTTCAAAGGGGTGCTGCACCTTTTCCGCTAAGACAGGGTCTCCATCCTTCAATAAATTGCCTAAAACCATCGCATGAGCATTGAAAAAAATAGCCGGTGTCGAAATGTCCGGATGGGCATCTAGCCAGATGACCCCGAGCTTATCCTCGTATTTGCCATGCAGATAGTCAAACGGTGCCTGTGAGACTAGACAATCGCCACCCAGTGTAATGATTTTGTCAGGCGCCTCCTCTTGGATGATCGCCGTCATCTTATCGACATTCTCCGCAACGACAGACTGACCAGTCACACCGTTTTCTCTGATCAAGGGTTCTTCCAACTCAGAAATCGGCACGATGATTTCTTTTTGTTCCAAATTCTTAGGGGCTAGAAAGGAAAGAATATCTGCACCCAGTGCGTAAGTGAGATTGTTTCCTCCCTGCCATTGAGGGACTTTCAATCGAGTGGTTTTAGTCAATGGAACCTCTCCTCTGTAGGGGTATTTGATACGTTCATCTTACCCTTCTTTCCTCTGCCCATGCAACTCTTCGTGCTCGACTTGTTGAAAAGCAATCCCCTCTTTCTAACGAATCCTGCGGGACTTTGATAAATCTCAGAAGCTGTAAACTGTACTTATTTCTTTCCTGATTGTCGTTTATTCTCTTTGATAATCTTTAATGCACGCTTGCGTGTCTTGATATTGGGGCTTTTTAAGCGGCGGTAGGCACTTGATACATCTGATTTTTCCATGGATTCTTCCTCACTCTTTCTTCGATCGTCTTGATTAATGCGCCATCATTTCTTGGGCAATCTCCTGACCACTCATCGTTTTCGGATAATACGTAGGCCAGTGGTCCAGCTCCTTCAGCAATTCCTTTTGACTGCTTCCCCCAACATAAATATGGAAGTGGGCGGCTTTTGCCGGCGCGATCCCGTGATCGCTGAATTGGACATACCGATAGTCCCCTGCGTCTGGGTCTTTTGTCTCAAAGGTAAAGCGGACACCGCGATTGCCTTTTTCGTAAGTCAACACTTCGTGACCGGCGTATTCATAGGTATACTTGTGGTGTTTACCGTCCACGAGAAAATCAATCTGATTGTCTGTGATTTTGATTTCATTTACATCGGTTTTGTAGCCTGTTTCATAATAGTCTTTATATTCCTCCGGTGTTTTATCTTTTTTCAGCTTCGCTTTATAATCGAATACTTGATCCAATGTTCCCTTTTCCAACAATGGATAAACAGATTGCCAATCACCGGCGTAATCGGACAATGGACGGTCTTTGACCTGCGCATCTTTGAAGTAGCCATTATAGACAGTCTGTTCCTGTTTTGCAGCTGTTTCAGGCGTTACTTCTTTTCCAGGTGTATTCGTTGTTTTCTTCAAGGCAGACAAGTTTTCTTTCATGACGGAGATATAATCCTCTTCGGCGTCCATTTGCTTTTGCGTCAAACTTTCTAATGGATTCAGCACAGCAAGTGTCACGTTGGTCTCATCCGCTAATGTCTTCGCAGCTTTTCCTTGATTGTTGTTTTCGAAGTAAATGTACTTGATGCCATTGTCCTCGACATAGTGCTTCAGCTCCGCGATTCTCGAAGGATCTGGCTCCTGATCGGGATTCAATCCTGAGATGCCCACCTGATTCAGGCCATAATCCACCGCAAGATAGTTGAAGGCGGTATGCTGTGTGACGAAATCCTTTTGTTTGGCGTTCTTCAATTCTGCTGAAAACTCTTTATCCAAAGCCTCTAGCTTCGTCAAATAGTTTTGCGCATTTTTTTCAAATGTCGCTTTTTTATCTGGGTATAATGTGATCAATTGGTCCTTGATCGAAGTCACTTCCTTGATCGCTCGATGAGGAGACACCCAAGTATGGGGATCG
It encodes the following:
- a CDS encoding arginase family protein, producing the protein MTKTTRLKVPQWQGGNNLTYALGADILSFLAPKNLEQKEIIVPISELEEPLIRENGVTGQSVVAENVDKMTAIIQEEAPDKIITLGGDCLVSQAPFDYLHGKYEDKLGVIWLDAHPDISTPAIFFNAHAMVLGNLLKDGDPVLAEKVQHPFEAKDILYVGLQQPTVDEEAIMQRLGLQYQVQAQSRLAPETIIQWLKHHGFTKVAVHFDLDVLDPNEFRSLYFSEPGTAKHSAEAGKMSLLEVKETMQAIAEQSEIVGLTIAELLPWDAQNLKNLLNGFDIFR
- a CDS encoding putative metal homeostasis protein codes for the protein MEKSDVSSAYRRLKSPNIKTRKRALKIIKENKRQSGKK
- a CDS encoding zinc ABC transporter substrate-binding protein AdcA, which codes for MKKKIGILIIGLLALFGLGACKDNQATTNSKGDKLHIVATFYPMYDFTKHIVGDAGDVSLLMPAGSEPHDYEPSAKDMAKISEADAFVYHNENMEGWVPSAIKSWKKGAPNVIEGTKGMVLLPGGEEEHDHSHEEGHHHELDPHTWVSPHRAIKEVTSIKDQLITLYPDKKATFEKNAQNYLTKLEALDKEFSAELKNAKQKDFVTQHTAFNYLAVDYGLNQVGISGLNPDQEPDPSRIAELKHYVEDNGIKYIYFENNNQGKAAKTLADETNVTLAVLNPLESLTQKQMDAEEDYISVMKENLSALKKTTNTPGKEVTPETAAKQEQTVYNGYFKDAQVKDRPLSDYAGDWQSVYPLLEKGTLDQVFDYKAKLKKDKTPEEYKDYYETGYKTDVNEIKITDNQIDFLVDGKHHKYTYEYAGHEVLTYEKGNRGVRFTFETKDPDAGDYRYVQFSDHGIAPAKAAHFHIYVGGSSQKELLKELDHWPTYYPKTMSGQEIAQEMMAH